A stretch of Aspergillus nidulans FGSC A4 chromosome VI DNA encodes these proteins:
- a CDS encoding isopenicillin-N synthase ipnA (transcript_id=CADANIAT00010504): MGSVSKANVPKIDVSPLFGDDQAAKMRVAQQIDAASRDTGFFYAVNHGINVQRLSQKTKEFHMSITPEEKWDLAIRAYNKEHQDQVRAGYYLSIPGKKAVESFCYLNPNFTPDHPRIQAKTPTHEVNVWPDETKHPGFQDFAEQYYWDVFGLSSALLKGYALALGKEENFFARHFKPDDTLASVVLIRYPYLDPYPEAAIKTAADGTKLSFEWHEDVSLITVLYQSNVQNLQVETAAGYQDIEADDTGYLINCGSYMAHLTNNYYKAPIHRVKWVNAERQSLPFFVNLGYDSVIDPFDPREPNGKSDREPLSYGDYLQNGLVSLINKNGQT, from the coding sequence ATGGGTTCAGTCAGCAAAGCCAATGTTCCAAAGATCGATGTTTCTCCCCTGTTTGGAGACGACCAAGCAGCCAAAATGAGAGTAGCCCAGCAAATCGACGCCGCTTCGCGTGATACTGGGTTTTTCTACGCCGTCAACCATGGGATCAATGTGCAGCGACTCTCGCAGAAGACCAAGGAGTTTCATATGTCTATCACACCTGAGGAAAAGTGGGACCTTGCGATTCGTGCCTACAACAAAGAGCACCAGGACCAAGTCCGTGCCGGATACTACCTGTCCATCCCCGGGAAAAAGGCAGTCGAGTCCTTCTGCTACCTTAACCCGAACTTCACGCCCGATCATCCCCGTATCCAGGCCAAGACTCCCACTCACGAGGTAAACGTGTGGCCAGACGAGACCAAGCACCCTGGTTTCCAAGACTTTGCCGAGCAGTATTACTGGGATGTTTTCGGTCTCTCTTCTGCACTGCTCAAGGGCTACGCCTTGGCATTAGGCAAAGAGGAGAATTTCTTCGCTCGCCACTTCAAGCCAGACGATACTCTTGCCTCGGTTGTGCTGATCCGCTACCCTTACCTGGATCCCTACCCCGAGGCTGCTATCAAGACGGCGGCCGACGGCACCAAACTGAGTTTTGAGTGGCATGAGGATGTATCCCTAATCACTGTGCTTTACCAGTCCAACGTGCAGAACCTGCAGGTAGAAACTGCTGCCGGGTATCAAGATATCGAGGCCGACGATACTGGCTACTTGATCAACTGCGGCAGTTACATGGCACATCTCACAAACAACTACTATAAAGCGCCCATCCATCGGGTGAAATGGGTTAATGCAGAGCGCCAGTCCCTgccattcttcgtcaacCTGGGATACGACAGCGTGATTGATCCATTTGATCCCCGAGAACCCAATGGCAAGTCTGATCGGGAGCCACTCTCCTACGGCGACTATTTGCAAAACGGGCTGGTGAGTTTGATCAACAAGAACGGCCAGACCTAG